From one Catellatospora sp. IY07-71 genomic stretch:
- a CDS encoding FUSC family protein produces the protein MTERGDRPPPQVGHTTGPPGGAPGGPGRVTRQAVAEPWWRRLWSRQALVRAVRAAVLVPAVFAFCLLVLRLPQVATFAAFGGFASLVLASFGGTRRDRAVAHLMLTAAGAALIVIGTLVSSSVVAATVATALVAFTSYFAAVIGPNDASGAAAAMLPYMLAASAAAPAHVIGPRVSGWVLATVVGGIAVVLTAPRSAGRELRQATATLASGLADLLEAGGRRAALPELRAAVSGATHQMMALFVSAPYRPSGLVIADQAMAGAVSQLEWCKGLVADGIERCGDLRDAPPTQRAPLEASARVLRQAAAVLRGEAVDPDLVALEQARVDSVAQLTRPGRGEADDMELVVAFYGQTTATCVHSFATDVLIATRGADPLTAGSSLRRWYGLARPDRPPLARLVTLAGVAGIVLRNANLRSVWFVNALRGALALSVAVMIVQLSDVRSGFWVLLGALSVLRTSAASTGTMAVKAILGTAAGVAVGAALLPALGRSPEAHWAALVVAVFVVAYAPGVLPDVAGQAAFTVVILVLYNILAPTGWTLGLIRLQDVVIGCSVSLVAGLLVWPRGAGDLVRDDVAELFRDGGVRLSEAVSWSLGLRPIPPAPAQRAAGAGFRLEDALRGYLAEPGSKRMNRQDLWRLVIAGVRLRLTADALDDLTPRDASPDPNCDALVRHADALAAFYASLADQLGRPTGPMPPPLTPPAPDRSEVSGALPGGTAPQRLRRRWVGEHLRHLELHLADLVVPAQALAVQRRRPWWR, from the coding sequence GTGACCGAGCGCGGGGACCGGCCGCCGCCGCAGGTGGGCCATACCACCGGTCCGCCGGGCGGGGCGCCGGGCGGACCCGGCCGGGTCACCCGCCAGGCCGTGGCCGAGCCCTGGTGGCGCAGGTTGTGGTCCCGGCAGGCGCTGGTACGCGCCGTGCGGGCCGCCGTGCTGGTCCCGGCCGTGTTCGCCTTCTGCCTGCTGGTGCTGCGGCTGCCGCAGGTGGCGACCTTCGCGGCGTTCGGCGGCTTCGCGAGCCTGGTGCTCGCCTCGTTCGGCGGGACCCGGCGCGACCGGGCCGTGGCGCACCTGATGCTGACCGCGGCAGGCGCGGCGCTGATCGTGATCGGCACGCTGGTCAGCTCCTCCGTGGTCGCCGCGACCGTGGCCACCGCACTGGTCGCGTTCACCTCGTACTTCGCCGCGGTGATCGGGCCCAACGACGCCTCCGGCGCGGCCGCGGCGATGCTGCCGTACATGCTGGCCGCCTCGGCGGCGGCCCCGGCGCACGTCATCGGACCGCGGGTGAGCGGCTGGGTGCTGGCCACGGTCGTGGGCGGGATCGCCGTGGTGCTCACCGCGCCCCGCTCGGCCGGCCGCGAGCTGCGCCAGGCCACGGCGACGCTGGCGAGCGGGCTGGCCGACCTGCTGGAGGCCGGAGGGCGGCGGGCCGCCCTGCCCGAGTTGCGGGCGGCGGTGTCCGGTGCCACGCATCAGATGATGGCGCTGTTCGTGTCGGCGCCATACCGGCCGAGTGGCCTGGTCATCGCCGACCAGGCGATGGCGGGCGCGGTCAGCCAGCTGGAGTGGTGCAAGGGCCTGGTCGCCGACGGCATCGAACGCTGCGGCGACCTGCGCGACGCGCCGCCGACCCAGCGCGCCCCGCTGGAGGCGTCGGCGCGGGTGCTGCGGCAGGCCGCGGCGGTGCTGCGCGGCGAGGCGGTCGACCCGGACCTGGTCGCGCTGGAGCAGGCCCGGGTGGACAGCGTGGCGCAGCTGACCCGGCCCGGCCGCGGCGAGGCGGACGACATGGAGCTGGTCGTCGCCTTCTACGGCCAGACGACCGCCACCTGCGTGCACTCCTTCGCCACGGACGTGCTCATCGCCACCCGGGGCGCCGACCCGCTCACCGCGGGCAGCAGCCTGCGCCGCTGGTACGGCCTGGCCAGGCCGGACCGCCCGCCGCTGGCCCGGCTGGTCACCCTGGCCGGCGTGGCGGGCATCGTGCTGCGCAACGCCAACCTGCGCTCGGTGTGGTTCGTCAACGCCCTGCGCGGCGCGCTGGCGCTGTCCGTCGCCGTGATGATCGTGCAGCTCAGCGACGTGCGCAGCGGGTTCTGGGTGCTGCTGGGCGCGTTGAGCGTGCTGCGCACCAGCGCCGCGTCCACCGGCACCATGGCGGTCAAGGCGATCCTCGGCACCGCGGCCGGGGTGGCGGTCGGTGCGGCGCTGCTGCCGGCGCTGGGCAGATCGCCGGAGGCGCACTGGGCGGCGCTGGTGGTGGCGGTGTTCGTGGTCGCGTACGCCCCGGGCGTGCTGCCGGACGTCGCCGGGCAGGCGGCGTTCACCGTTGTGATCCTGGTGCTCTACAACATCCTCGCGCCCACCGGCTGGACGCTCGGCCTGATCAGGCTCCAGGACGTGGTGATCGGCTGCTCTGTCAGCCTGGTCGCGGGCCTGCTGGTGTGGCCGCGCGGCGCGGGCGACCTGGTCCGTGACGACGTCGCCGAGCTGTTCCGCGACGGCGGCGTACGCCTGTCCGAAGCCGTCTCCTGGTCACTGGGGCTGCGCCCGATACCGCCCGCCCCCGCACAGCGCGCCGCCGGAGCCGGCTTCCGCCTCGAGGACGCGCTGCGCGGCTACCTCGCCGAACCGGGCTCGAAACGGATGAACCGGCAGGACCTCTGGCGCCTCGTCATCGCCGGCGTCCGCCTCCGCCTCACCGCCGACGCCCTCGACGACCTCACCCCGCGCGACGCCTCACCGGACCCGAACTGCGACGCCCTGGTCCGCCACGCCGACGCGCTCGCCGCCTTCTACGCGAGCCTGGCCGACCAGCTCGGCCGCCCCACCGGTCCGATGCCGCCGCCGCTGACCCCACCCGCGCCGGACCGCAGCGAGGTCTCCGGCGCCCTGCCCGGCGGCACCGCGCCGCAGCGCCTCCGCCGCCGCTGGGTCGGCGAGCACCTGCGCCACCTGGAACTCCACCTCGCCGACCTGGTGGTCCCCGCCCAGGCGCTGGCCGTGCAACGCCGTCGTCCCTGGTGGCGCTGA